The Thermomonospora amylolytica sequence CGCGGACGGGGGTCAGCCAGGTTTGCGGCCCGCGGCGACCCACATGGTGAGAACGGCGAGGAGCTCCCCGCGGGCGTCGGCCTCGGCGACCGCGGTGAGCCAGCGGTCGTGGAGTTCGCCGCGGAGCATGCCCGCCTCGGGCGGGATGTCGGGGTTGAACAGGGGGACGATCGTCGCGGCGTCGGCGGCGCCCGTGAACGAGAAGGCGACGGGCTCGCAGGTCACCTCCGTCATGCCGGCGCGCAGCAGCCTGCGGCGCAGCGTGCGTCCCATCGACGCGTGACGCATCCGTTCGTCGGCCGCGAGGGCCGCCTTCACGTCGGCGACCAGGTCGTCGGGCAGCCCGTCCACCGCCACGGACTCCCAGTCGGTGTCCACCAGGCACAACCGCCCGCCCGGCCGGGCCACACGGGCCAGTTCGGCGACCGCCCGGTCGGGGTCGGAGACGTGCTGCAGGACGCGTTCGGTCCGTACGCCGTCGAAGGAGCCGTCGGGGAACGGCAGCGCGCCCACGTCGGCGACCGCGTACCGCACGGCACTGCCGTCGTGACGTTGTGCGGCGACCGCGATGGCCTCGGCCGACAGGTCCACGGCGGTGACCTCGCCGGCGGGCGCCACCATCCCGGCCAGCCGCCGCGCCTCCTCCCCGGCCCCGCACCCGACGTCCAGCAGCCGGTCTCCGGGACGGGGCGCCAGGTCCCGCCGCGCCACCTCGCGAACGCGCCGGATCCGGGGATCGGCCGCCATCTGGTCCAGTGCGCCGATCAGCTTGGCCCGTATCTCCGGCGGTATCCGGTCCACCTGCGCGAACGGCGATGCCGCGGGATCCTCCCGCTCGGTCATGAGGTCATTATCGGCGCGGCCGGGACGACGCGCCGGGCCGAGGACGAACGGTTGTCCACAGAAAAACAGACAGCTAGGAAGCGGCATCCGTTCCGGCGGGTGCCGCTTCTGCATGTCTGGGGGATGGGGTCTGACCTGCGGGTTTGTGGTGTCTGGTGGCGGGTGGCCGGTGAGGTGTCCCACTGGTGCCCGTGGGTGCTCGCTGGTGCTCGCTGGCTGTGGGCCATACGCGGGCCACGGCCCGTGGGCGTTGTGCCTGGTCAGGGTGGGGTTCAGTGGGGGTCGGTTGTGGTGAGGGCGCGTTGTATGGCGTTGTTGGCGCGGGCTTCGCTCAGGCGGTGTTCTAGCGGGTTGTGCTGTCCCCAATCGGTGATGACGACGGTGACGGTCCCTCCGGGGGTGCTGGGGTCGGGGTTGGGGTTGTCGAACGTTCGGACGGGTCGGCCTAGGGTGCGTCCGGCTCGGCGTCCGGCGGCTCTGAGCTGGTCGCGCTGCTGGGCGGTGGAGTAGCGGCAGACGATCTGACCGGAGCGTTTGAGTTCGTCGGCCTGGATGGCGGCCAACTCGGCTACGCGGTCGGCGTGGGTGCTCATGCGTTCAGTGTCTCGCGTGGTGGTTGGCGCGGGGCTGGGGTGTCGGTGCCGGTTGATGGCCTTAGGCCACCCGTAGGGCGCCCGTGAGGGCGTCTGCCGGCGCCGGTAGCTGTTTCCTCGGACAGTGGGTGACCTGCGGCGGTGGCGTGGGTGGGGTGCTCGCTGCGCGGTGTGGGTGGACTGATCCGGCATTTGGGCGGGGGCGGAGGCCGCTTAGCCTGGCCTGGGCGAACGGGCACCCGTGGGGCTGCCCGCCGCTGGCCGATGGTGCGGCCTCCGCGAGGGGTCCCCGCCCAAAGGACGGATCCGGCCGCCCGTGCCAGACCTCGGCCACCGGGTCCGGTGTGAGGGTCCTCAGCGTGCGGCGCGGGTGTTCGGTTGCCGGGCGCGGTGAGGGTCGCCCTAGATGGGCAGGGCCGCGAAGCGGCGGCCGTTGTAAGGGTGGGGTTGGTGGGGCGGGTGTGGGTACCAAATCACCCTCAGCGTTGGTCGCCTGGCTGCGTTGGGCGGGTCGGCAACCGCCGATTGCAGCGAACCTCCCGACCCGGATGCGCAACCGGAGGTCTGCTGCAAAACAGGGCCGCAATCGGACGACTTCCCTCCCTTTGGCCTGTGGCTTTACTCTGGGGTCCTCATCGTCCCTGCGAGGGATCGCAACTCCGGTGGGCACTGATGGCCGAGTCGTGTCCCGTAAAGTCCTCATCGTCCCTGCGAGGGATCGCAACAGGGAAAGCTGGTCAGCCACGGTCGGCTCCTTCCGGGTCCTCATCGTCCCTGCGAGGGATCGCAACACCCAGGCGCGGATGACCGCCCGGGCCCGGTCCAGGTCCTCATCGTCCCTGCGAGGGATCGCAACGGCCGCCGATGATCTCGGCGACGCAGGTGGCCTGCGGCGTCCTCATCGTCCCTGCGAGGGATCGCAACAGCTAGAGTGCCGACCACGTTGGGCCAGCGAATTGGAGTCCTCATCGTCCCTGCGAGGGATCGCAACCAGCCGTTGCGGCAGGTCTCGCAGGTGCTCGCCTTGACGTCCTCATCGTCCCTGCGAGGGATCGCAACGTCATGCGTTCGTCCTCGGGCATGCCGGGCGGATGTCCTCATCGCCCCTGCGAGGGATCGCAACTGGATCGCGGCGATTAGCGCCCGGGTGGGGGTGTGGTCCTCATCGTCCCTGCGAGGGGTCGTAGCGTTCGGGGGAGGTTCGCTAGCGGGCTAGCGGACCTCCCCCGCTTCTACAGGGGGACGCGGCACGGGTCCCGGCTAGGGGCCGGCGGCGTCGTGCCTGGTCGCAGGGTGTGCTGATGTCCTTGGGCTGGTGTCGGGGAAGGTGACATCCTTACGGCTTGGTGGGCGATACTGACCGGTGACCAATCTCGTTTGTGTCACCTGTTCAGAGGGGTCGGCCAGCACATGAAGCCTCGGTACATCGAGGGACTGCTGAAGCATCTGCTCACCGAGTACGCCAAGGGGGATCAGGACGGGGTTCCGGACAGGGCTCGGATCCGTGAGGTTGTGACCTTTGAGGAAGCAGGCTTGACGGACAAGCCGGTAGGGCTTCGTATCGAGTGTGGGGACGGGAGCAGGGTGTTCATCCAGTTCCTAGGGACCTCCCCTGCGGGAGGCAACTACCCCGAGGAACCGCACTACTACCTGTCGCCCGACAAGGTCGGAGCCGAGCGCTACGGAGGCTGACATGGTGAACTGCCCGGACTGCGGCCAGTTGGTGACGGTGCGGGACGGCAAGATCGCCACGCATCGTCCTGCGGGCGAACGCTCCAAGTGTCCGGGTTCGGGCAAGTCGGCCTAGTGGTGGGCTGTCGGGCGGCGTGCTGAGGCGGGTTACGTGCCCGTTGGGCGTGCCCGCCAGTGGGGACCGCCCGGCGCGTTCTGGTCCGTCCACAGTCAAGCGGCCATGATCGACACCGCCGGTGGGGTAGGGGCCCCGCCGCCGGATGTCGATCACTGGCCGCTTGTTGCTGTGGGCGGGACCGGCCACGCGCCATGAGCGCGCCCAACGGGCGCGCTCATGCCTTGACCTGGTAGGGAAATCCGTAACACGTCGTCGCTGGCGCGGCGTACCGCTGAACGGCTAGCGGTCGAACGCGCCCCGCTTCACCGATGCAACCAGGGAGCGCCACCCCTGCGCAGTAGTGACAAGGTGCGGCATGTCTGGTGACTTGCTGTCCCGGATCGCCACCACGCTTCGGGCGGCGGCGACTTCGACGCACTCACCGCCTCCGTTGCTGTGGCTGCTCTTGCGCCAGACAACCGAGGTGAAGTCACGGTTCGCCATCCCGCCCTCCTTCCTGCTCTGACAAGCGCTCGGCTAGGCGGTCGATCAAGGCGATGGACTCGTCCTCGGGGAGTGCCGTAGCGCGTAGGTCCTCAAACGCCAGGTTATACCGGAAAAGATGCGGGTCCTCTTCTAGGTAGGCGCTGCTTGTGAGGTCTTCCAGATACACAACATCGGGGTTGCCGTCTCCCGGATGCTGGAACCTCAAGATCACAAACGACGTACCCACGGCTGGGTGCGCTCCGGCGCTGAACGGGCGCACCTGGATCTTGATGTCCGCCTCTGGGTGACGGGCCATGTGACGGAGATGGCGGAGCTGGGCTTGCAGGACGGCCCGACCGCCGAACTGGCGATGAAGAACGGCTTCGTCTAGAACCGCGTGGATCTTGAGGGGCGTCTCATCGGTCAACCGCCCCTGTCGCTCCATACGAGCCGCAACAGCACGATCGATCTTGCTGGTCTCCAAGGGCGGACGAACCGCCTCGTAGACGGCCCGTGCGTAGTCCTCAGTCTGGAGCAGGCCCGGCACAACCTGATCTTGGAAGATGAGCAAGCCACTCGCGTCGGCTTCGAGTCCTACGTAGGACTCGAACCATCCGGGGATGGCGTCCGCGTAGTCGTTCCACCAACCTTTGACGCGGGCGTCCCGCGCGAGCCTCACGAGTGCGTCGTACTGCTCTCTGTGCTCTGGCCCGGTGAGGCCGAACAGGTCAAGCATGGCGCGCACGTCCGCGATGCGGATGCCTATCGCTCCCCGCTCGATCTTCTCTTGCTTGGACAGCGACCAATCCAGCTCCCGCGCCACATCCTCCTGACGCAGCCCCGCCTGTTCCCGCAAACGACGAAGCTCCTGAACGAGCCGTCGATGACGGGCGGTATGGGCGCGACGTGGCATGACAAGCCTCCTCCCAAGTGGCAGCCGTACCTTACCCGGTTGATCATCAGAACCACGGCTCGGATTACGGCCCGCAACTCTTGCGACCCGTAACTTTTCTAGTGCACACTCGGAGGGAGGACAAAGTACGGGCCGCACACGCACAGTAGGGCAGCAAAGCTCAGCGCGTGGGTGGTAGCGGAAACAGGTCGGTCCCGGCCGGTGGCGTCAGCACCAAGGCTTGGGCCTGGCCCGACGCGGGAGGTCGGCTGTGAGCAGTGCACCCAACATCGGGACTCAGGGAGAGCAGGCGGGCTTGGCGCGGTGGAAGGCGGATCCGGGGCTGACTCAGATGCGGGTGCGGCTGCTGGCGGATCTGTCGATTGCGCTGGTGGAGCGTGGACGGGCGTCGCGGTTGGTGGTGGAGCCCAACGGCGAGGCGGTGTTGATGCTGCGGCCGGTGTGGAAGGAGCGCCCGGTTGGGGTGGTGGTGATCCAGACCGGAACGGACGGGTGGGCCTACCTGTGGGACGGCACCCCCCGCCGCGTGGTCAAGGGCATGGCGGATGTGCGGGCGGCTGCGGCGGCGCTGGTGGTGGCGCGGTGATCGCGGCGGGCCTGCTGGCGGGTGACGGGCCGGTGTCGGTGGTGCTGTCGGTGGTGGCGCGGCGCTTCCCGGGTGGGGACGGGTCTGCGGGGGCGCGGGTGGATGTGCGGCAGGTGCGGCGCTTCGTGCGTGGGGTGCTGGGTGAGGTGCTGGACGGGGCGGGGGTGGATCTGGACGACGTTGAGGTGATGGCGTCGGAGGTCGCCACGAACGCCGTCTTGTATACGGCCAGTGGCCGGCCGGGTGGCCGGTTGTGGGCGGCGGTGATCGCCACCGATGACGTGGTGCGGGTGGAGATCACCGATCAGGGCGACGCGCACAGTGAGCCGCGTATCCCGGCGTGTGCGGGACTGGGTGGCCGGGGCCTGCTGCTGGTTCAGGAGTTGTCGGCGCGGTGGGACTGGTGCCGCAACAGCGCGGGGCGCACGACGGTGTGGTTCGAGGTGCCGCGCGCTGGCGGGGCCGTGGGGCGCTGTGGGGGTGGCCGGGGTGAGTGAGGCGGTGGACGCGGAAGAGGTCCGCGACGAAGAGGTCTTCATGCGGGTGTTTCACCGGTTGGCCGCGCGGGATGTGGGGCTGCGGGAGCGGGCGGCGTGGGTGCATGGGCGGCTGGGGGTGCCGGTGTCGGCGGGGTGCCTGCTGCGCTGCCTGGGGCTGGACGCCCGCGCCGAACACCTGGCCTGGCAGCGCTGGGGGTGTCGGACGGCGGGTGAGCTGGCGGCGCGGCTGCGGGAGGAGTCGGCGTTGCCGCGCGGGGTCGGTGTGCGGATGCAGTGGGAAATCTGGTCGGCGCTGGCGTCGGCGGGCTTGCTGGTGGTCGGCGAGGAAGAGGGCACGGCGGATGCGTGAGCTGGTGGAACTGCGGCGGCTTGTGGAACTGCACGGGGCACAGGCCGGAGTGGTCGGGACGGGCCTGCTGGTGTGGCTTCCGTGCGCGGCGAACTGGAGCGAGGGCAAGGCGCGTGCGTTCGTGGTGACCTTCGGAGCCTGGCGTGGCGGGCGGCGGTGGATCGCGTGGGGGCCGACTGCGGACATGCGGTGTCCGGCGGCGGAGGTGGACCGGGCGGCGCTGGAACTGCTGGCCTATCTGCGAAAGATGCCGGAGATGGCGTCATGGCCGGTGCCGATGCGGGACTTTGCGGGGGTGGACGGCTGGCGGGGCCGGTGGCGTCGGCTGCGGGCTGGGCTGGCTGCCCGGCTGGGCGCTGCGCGGAATGCTGCGGCGGGTGGTCGCTGGTGACCTGGGATGAGTCGGCGGAGCGGCCGGAGGATCCGCCGGGCGTGGTGTTCCTGGTGCCGTGGGAACTGGACAAGACCGGGGAAGCGCTCAAGGCGGTCACCGACGTGGTGGAGGTGTTGCGTAGGCAGGTGGGTCCTGCGGGGTGGCATGGCCTGTCCTTGGAGGGCGGGGACGGGCAGAAGGCGTTGCGGGCGGTGGTGCACACAACGCGAAGCCAGACCTTGCAAGACCGAAGGAACACAGGAGTAGAGCGGAGCAGAGTGGTGGCGGGGACCCCGGCTGCGGCCGGGTTCTTGCGTGTGTGCGGTGCCGGTTGGTGGCAGGGGCCGCGGCTTCGATTGGGCTGCCAGCAGAGCAGGGCCGGCGGATGGCGGAGCCACCCGTAGGGGCTCCCGAAGGGAGTCGGCCGGCGCTGCGGCCGGGGGTGTTTTCCGTCTCAAGTGGTGACGGGGTGGAAGCCGCTGCCCCGGTGCTGGCCTGGTGTCAGCCGGTGGTGGGTTCGATTCGGTGGGCGGTGGCGGTGATGCGGGTGGACTCGGCGGGCCAGACGGACACGGTGTGTTCGATCGGACTGCGGCTTTCGTCGTAGGTGGTGGTGGCGCGCACCAGCACGAGGGCGGGCGGGGCCAGGTGCAAGGCGGCGGTCTCGTAGGTGTCGGCTGGGCGGGCGTAGATGTCGCTGGTGCCGATGAACGGGGTGCGGAGGACGTGCCGGGCAAGGTCGCTGGCCCAGGGATCGGGTTGCTCTAGGACTTCGGCGAGCGGGCCGGTGGGGTCAAGGTCCGGCAGGTAGGTGGTGCGCAGCTCGACGGGGTTGGCATGGCGGGGGTCGGTGAAGACGCAACGGCGCACCAGCACGCGGGCGAACGGGTCGGGCATGCCGAGGGCGGCGGCGACGTGGCGGGGCGCGGTTTCGCTGCTGACGTGGATGCGGGCGGGGCGGGTCAGATCCGGGGGATCATCCCGCCGAGCGGCACGGTGTGCTGTGGGCGGGGCTGGGCGTAGGGGGGTGCTTGGGGGGCGGGTCCAGCGTAGGGGGCGGTCTGCTGGCCGGTCTGGTAGGCGGGCGGGTAGGCGGGTGTCTGGCCGTAGTCGTCGCGGGTCCGGTCGATGTCGGTCTGGTCGGGGTCGTGGCCGGGGACGTGGGACAGCACGAGCGGGGGGCCGAGAACGGCGATGTATCCCCGGGTGCTGTCGCGCTTGGCCCATCCGATGGCGGCCAGCTCTTGCAGGACGCGGCGGCTGGTCTTGTGGGAGACGTTCCAGCGCTGCTGGATCTGGGAGTTGCTGGGCAGCGGGCTGCCGGGCGGGATCTGGCCGACCTGGATCGCGCGCACGATTTCATCGCGGATGGTCACGTACAGCGGGAAGTTTTCACCGGTTATCGCGGCGGGGTGCGCAGGATTTTTCTCGTGGCCCAATGTGGACACTCCTTTCGTGCGCCGCTCCTGGCCCCCGTTGACCTGCGGGTTTTACCGATCCGTCACACGATAGCCCACTTGGCACCTAACTCCTAGCACCCTTCCACGTTTGATGATCATGCCCGCCTGGCACAAATCGGTGCACAAGGTGCCTAATGACAGGCGCGTCAACGGAAGGTGGCGGTGCGAGTGGAGTTCTCTGTTCAGACCGAGGGGCGCATGTTCCTGGTGGCCGATCAGCCGGTGCAGCGGGCCGACTTCGAGTCGGGCAAGCCCAAGACCAACGCGGAGGGCGTGCCGCTGTACCAGACGCGGCTGCTGGTGATGGACGGCGAGGGATCCGCGCCGATCAAGGTCGGCATCGTCGGCGACCCGGGCGTGTCTCAGGGGCAGTTCGTGCGGCCGGTCGGCCTGGCGCTCAACGTGGTGGAGCGGCGCGGCGACTCGGTCATGTGGTGGACGGTCGAACGCCTGGAGGCCGTGTCCGCGCCGGGCCTGGTGCCGGGATCCGGAGCGAGCGCTACGACCACGCCGGACGCTCACGCCTCCGGCACCTCGGAAGGTGCCAAGGGTGCCAAGGGGGCGGCGGGCCGATGATCGCTCGGCTGTTGGGTGGCCGGAAGTTGCCGGGCGCGTTGGTGGTGAGCGTGGGCGCGCAGGACGGCGAGTGGCCGTACGGAAGTTGCACGGTGATCGTGACCGTGTGGGATGCGGGGCCGCTGCGGGTGCACTACCGGGTGGATGCGTTGCGGGATGCGTCCTGGGTGCGGCGGGCTCCGGTGCGGGAGTGGCGTCGGCGGCGGGCGCTGGGCGCGGTGCTGGGTTCGGGGCTGCTGGATGAGCCGCAGCGGCAGGCTCCCGGCGGGGTTCCGGGCTGGGTGCATGTGGCGCTCGGGGAGCGGTCGCACTGGACGCCGCTGCGTTCGGACGGCCGGTATCGGGGGGTGCCGGTGGTGCGGCTGGTGCTGGGTCTGGTCCCGGACTGTCTGTGGTCGGAACTGCATTTGTTGCGGGATCGGGCGTGGGCGGAGGCGATGGCCGGGCGTGCGCTTCCGGCCTATCCCCCGCCGTGGCCGGAGACGGTGGCCGGGGATGCCC is a genomic window containing:
- a CDS encoding methyltransferase domain-containing protein gives rise to the protein MTEREDPAASPFAQVDRIPPEIRAKLIGALDQMAADPRIRRVREVARRDLAPRPGDRLLDVGCGAGEEARRLAGMVAPAGEVTAVDLSAEAIAVAAQRHDGSAVRYAVADVGALPFPDGSFDGVRTERVLQHVSDPDRAVAELARVARPGGRLCLVDTDWESVAVDGLPDDLVADVKAALAADERMRHASMGRTLRRRLLRAGMTEVTCEPVAFSFTGAADAATIVPLFNPDIPPEAGMLRGELHDRWLTAVAEADARGELLAVLTMWVAAGRKPG
- a CDS encoding ATP-binding protein, producing MIAAGLLAGDGPVSVVLSVVARRFPGGDGSAGARVDVRQVRRFVRGVLGEVLDGAGVDLDDVEVMASEVATNAVLYTASGRPGGRLWAAVIATDDVVRVEITDQGDAHSEPRIPACAGLGGRGLLLVQELSARWDWCRNSAGRTTVWFEVPRAGGAVGRCGGGRGE
- a CDS encoding GntR family transcriptional regulator; protein product: MSTLGHEKNPAHPAAITGENFPLYVTIRDEIVRAIQVGQIPPGSPLPSNSQIQQRWNVSHKTSRRVLQELAAIGWAKRDSTRGYIAVLGPPLVLSHVPGHDPDQTDIDRTRDDYGQTPAYPPAYQTGQQTAPYAGPAPQAPPYAQPRPQHTVPLGGMIPRI
- a CDS encoding helix-turn-helix domain-containing protein — its product is MPRRAHTARHRRLVQELRRLREQAGLRQEDVARELDWSLSKQEKIERGAIGIRIADVRAMLDLFGLTGPEHREQYDALVRLARDARVKGWWNDYADAIPGWFESYVGLEADASGLLIFQDQVVPGLLQTEDYARAVYEAVRPPLETSKIDRAVAARMERQGRLTDETPLKIHAVLDEAVLHRQFGGRAVLQAQLRHLRHMARHPEADIKIQVRPFSAGAHPAVGTSFVILRFQHPGDGNPDVVYLEDLTSSAYLEEDPHLFRYNLAFEDLRATALPEDESIALIDRLAERLSEQEGGRDGEP
- a CDS encoding UTRA domain-containing protein, with amino-acid sequence MTRPARIHVSSETAPRHVAAALGMPDPFARVLVRRCVFTDPRHANPVELRTTYLPDLDPTGPLAEVLEQPDPWASDLARHVLRTPFIGTSDIYARPADTYETAALHLAPPALVLVRATTTYDESRSPIEHTVSVWPAESTRITATAHRIEPTTG
- a CDS encoding DUF397 domain-containing protein; translated protein: MANRDFTSVVWRKSSHSNGGGECVEVAAARSVVAIRDSKSPDMPHLVTTAQGWRSLVASVKRGAFDR